From Leptodactylus fuscus isolate aLepFus1 chromosome 11, aLepFus1.hap2, whole genome shotgun sequence, one genomic window encodes:
- the DXO gene encoding decapping and exoribonuclease protein — translation MDESVGGARGARTHKRGLDQDTSDLSRSKHPHLSPPSLKTHPSFHQGSFPFYRLPSELGSFSLDEKRSYHGDARRLRYLSPPAGVDSGKASPGWDLMDGFEDHYVRRNEDEKEGLLHILTWVKENRERVRANGRTDSTRPVDRDFVTWRGHLTKILCTPYESQEGWILAVTLFKGTLYISERETAAASRKRKERTQEQEKLMYSGYKFESYMCADAPDGAPRPSEVVNTNEAFCSVLLGRLASHSFLVSGEVDCKDPSSANPSPPSCYVELKTSAQIRSPHQERSFHRYKLLKWWCQSFLLGIPLIVAGFRNPQGRIASLEKFKTSEIPHLVRGDRQSWDPAVCMNFCNAFLNYIKKVVVTDDPRVVHVFSWEPGQDVTFAVETDSDQLVVPDWYVQALSQG, via the exons ccaggaccCATAAAAGAGGCCTTGACCAGGACACGTCCGATTTATCGCGCTCCAAGCACCCTCACCTCTCGCCCCCCTCTTTAAAGACACATCCCTCCTTCCACCAGGGCTCCTTCCCCTTCTACAGACTACCCTCAGAGCTGGGCTCCTTCTCTCTGGATGAGAAGCGCTCTTACCATGGTGATGCGCGGCGCCTACGCTACCTTAGTCCCCCGGCGGGGGTGGATAGTGGCAAAGCTTCTCCTGGATGGGACCTGATGGACGGATTTGAGGATCATTATGTACGACGGAACGAAGACGAGAAAGAAGGACTTCTCCATATATTAACCTGGGTGAAAGAGAACAGAGAGCGCGTGCGAGCGAATGGACGAACCGACAGCACCAG ACCGGTGGACCGAGACTTTGTCACCTGGAGGGGTCACCTCACTAAGATTCTGTGTACCCCATACGAAAGCCAAGAAGGCTGGATCTTGGCTGTTACCCTGTTTAAGGGCACCCTGTATATCAGCGAGAGGGAGACGGCAGCCGCGTCCAGGAAGAGGAAGGAGAGGACTCAGGAGCAGGAGAAGCTCATGTACTCTGGCTACAAGTTTGAGAGCTACATGTGTGCAG ATGCCCCTGATGGCGCCCCTCGCCCGTCTGAAGTTGTGAACACCAATGAGGCTTTTTGCAGCGTCTTGCTCGGTCGCCTGGCGTCTCATTCGTTCTTGGTTTCTGGAGAGGTGGACTGTAAAGACCCGAGCAGCGCTAATCCGTCACCGCCATCCTGCTACGTAGAGCTGAAGACAAGTGCCCAGATACGAAGCCCACATCAAGAGCGCAGCTTCCACAG GTATAAGCTCCTGAAGTGGTGGTGCCAGTCCTTCCTGCTCGGGATTCCTCTCATCGTCGCTGGTTTTCGAAACCCACAGGGAAGAATCGCATCTCTGGAGAAGTTCAAGACATCAGAAATCCCTCACTTAGTGCGG GGCGACCGGCAGAGCTGGGATCCGGCCGTGTGCATGAACTTCTGTAACGCCTTCCTCAATTATATCAAGAAGGTGGTGGTCACCGATGACCCCAG GGTCGTCCACGTCTTCTCCTGGGAGCCGGGTCAGGACGTCACCTTTGCCGTTGAAACAGATTCTGATCAGTTGGTCGTCCCTGACTGGTATGTGCAGGCTTTATCACAGGGATGA